The genomic stretch CGACGCCGAGCTGTTCGAAACCTTCAACGTGGGGCTGATCGTGGGCGGCAGCATCGTCATCCCGCACCTGCGCCGCGCGGTAGACATGCTCGACCGCCTGAACGCCGACGGACCCATCGACATCGACCGCGAGACGGCCGAATGAGCACCATTCCGCACCCGGAGCTGGAGCGCTTCCGCACCGAGTTCCCCATCCTGCAGACGCGCACGTACCTGAACTCGTGCTCTCTGGGCGCCCTGTCGCGCCGGTCGATGGGCTACCTGGGCGAGTACCAGGCCCTGTGGAACACCATGGGCGCCAGCGCGTGGTACGAGCTGTGGATGGGCCGCATCGGCCAGCTGAAGCAGAGCGTCGCCACGATGTGGAACGCCCAGGAGTCCGAGATCGCCCTGTCGCCCAGCGTGTCGGGCGCGCTGTCGTCCATCGCCTCGTCCATCGACTACACGAAGCGCAACAAGGTGGTGGTCGCCGAGCTGGACTTCCCCACCCTGGTGTACCAGTGGCTCGCCCGCCCCGACGTCGAGGTCGTCCGCGTGCCCTCCGACGACGGCATCGGCATTCCGCCCGAGCGCTGGGCCCAGTACGTCGACGAGCGCACCGCCCTGGTGGCCACCAGCCACGTATTCTACAGCACCGGCTACATCCAGGACCTTTCCGGCGCGGCGAAGGCGGCGCGCGACAATGGGGCCCTGTTCCTGGTGGACGGCTACCAGGCCGCGGGCCAGATCACCGTCGATCCCCGCGCGGTCGACGCCGACATCTACGTGGCGGGGCCGCTCAAGTGGCTTCTGGGCGGCC from Longimicrobium sp. encodes the following:
- a CDS encoding aminotransferase class V-fold PLP-dependent enzyme → MSTIPHPELERFRTEFPILQTRTYLNSCSLGALSRRSMGYLGEYQALWNTMGASAWYELWMGRIGQLKQSVATMWNAQESEIALSPSVSGALSSIASSIDYTKRNKVVVAELDFPTLVYQWLARPDVEVVRVPSDDGIGIPPERWAQYVDERTALVATSHVFYSTGYIQDLSGAAKAARDNGALFLVDGYQAAGQITVDPRAVDADIYVAGPLKWLLGGPGLAFLYVRQERIAELRPTIASWFGARDQFQFRNDELEFRDDAGRFSMGTPAVPTVYTALGGLEIFAEAGQEKAYERIAALTADLVGLVDEQGWEMKISREPAHRSGIILVRHDDAARAVRQLADRNIIVDHRADYVRVSPHFYNTPDESRMFIEALRQV